The Agromyces sp. LHK192 genome includes a window with the following:
- a CDS encoding sugar kinase, producing the protein MPAPTHPEVLAIGEVMALVVPAAAESVEHAREFRIDAAGAEANVASHLAALGRRAAFAGRLGDDALGRRIAAELRDRGVDTRWVELDPHAPSGLYVKDPGGAVTYYRAGSAASRTDPGFLDRMPIDEVAIVHLSGITPALSATCGAFVDAAVDRVAAGRARLAFDVNHRPALWRAAGEPDRAGERLLALARRADLVFVGLDEAQVLWGARTPADVRALLPEPDEVVVKDGEVGATALARDGSAVFVATPAVDVVEVVGAGDAFAAGYLHALLDGRAAAERLSAGHARAALTLADTADFPRRPASGASATGESAVGGSAAGGSAAGNERTPA; encoded by the coding sequence ATGCCCGCGCCGACGCATCCCGAGGTGCTCGCCATCGGGGAGGTCATGGCGCTCGTCGTGCCGGCCGCCGCCGAGTCCGTCGAACACGCCCGCGAGTTCCGCATCGATGCCGCCGGCGCCGAGGCGAACGTCGCCTCGCACCTGGCCGCACTCGGTCGCCGCGCCGCCTTCGCCGGGCGCCTCGGCGACGATGCGCTCGGCCGCCGCATCGCCGCCGAACTCCGCGATCGCGGCGTCGACACGCGCTGGGTCGAACTCGACCCGCACGCCCCGTCCGGGCTGTACGTGAAGGATCCCGGCGGGGCCGTGACGTACTACCGCGCCGGTTCGGCGGCGTCGCGGACGGATCCGGGATTCCTCGATCGGATGCCGATCGACGAGGTCGCGATCGTGCACCTCAGCGGCATCACCCCGGCCCTGTCGGCGACCTGCGGCGCCTTCGTCGACGCCGCAGTCGACCGCGTCGCCGCGGGTCGCGCGCGCCTGGCGTTCGACGTCAACCACCGACCGGCCCTCTGGCGCGCCGCCGGCGAACCCGACCGTGCCGGCGAACGGCTCCTGGCGCTCGCCCGCCGTGCCGATCTCGTGTTCGTCGGGCTCGACGAGGCCCAGGTGCTCTGGGGGGCGCGGACCCCCGCCGACGTGCGCGCCCTGCTGCCCGAACCCGACGAGGTCGTCGTGAAGGACGGCGAAGTCGGTGCCACCGCCCTCGCACGCGACGGATCGGCCGTGTTCGTGGCGACGCCGGCCGTCGACGTCGTCGAGGTCGTCGGCGCCGGCGACGCGTTCGCCGCCGGGTACCTGCACGCGCTGCTGGACGGACGCGCCGCCGCCGAACGACTGTCGGCCGGGCACGCCCGGGCGGCGCTGACGCTGGCGGACACCGCCGACTTCCCGAGACGCCCGGCGAGCGGGGCGTCAGCGACCGGGGAGTCCGCGGTCGGTGGCTCCGCAGCCGGTGGCTCCGCAGCCGGCAACGAAAGGACTCCCGCATGA
- a CDS encoding bifunctional 4-hydroxy-2-oxoglutarate aldolase/2-dehydro-3-deoxy-phosphogluconate aldolase: MTTDVTFEQLFAGRRIMAIFRGMGAERCLALANTAWDLGIEAVEVPIQSAEDVDALAAVVEAGRARGVGVGAGTVLTVDQVEVAASVGAAFIVSPGFDADVVRAALDAGVPALPGVATPTEVMAARALGLTWLKAFPATALGPDWFRAMRGPFPEVSFVATGGLDAGNIATYLDAGVRVAAVGSALEDPEQLPRLAALLG; this comes from the coding sequence ATGACGACCGACGTCACCTTCGAGCAGCTCTTCGCCGGACGGCGGATCATGGCGATCTTCCGGGGCATGGGGGCCGAGCGGTGCCTGGCGCTCGCGAACACCGCGTGGGATCTCGGCATCGAAGCCGTCGAGGTGCCGATCCAGAGCGCCGAGGACGTCGACGCGCTCGCCGCGGTCGTCGAGGCCGGACGCGCGCGCGGGGTCGGCGTCGGTGCCGGCACCGTCCTGACCGTCGACCAGGTCGAGGTCGCGGCATCCGTCGGCGCCGCCTTCATCGTGAGCCCCGGGTTCGACGCGGACGTCGTGCGGGCCGCGCTCGACGCCGGTGTGCCGGCCCTCCCCGGCGTCGCGACGCCGACCGAGGTGATGGCGGCGCGGGCGCTCGGACTCACCTGGCTGAAGGCGTTCCCCGCGACCGCGCTCGGCCCCGACTGGTTCCGTGCGATGCGCGGGCCGTTCCCGGAGGTGTCGTTCGTCGCGACCGGTGGGCTCGACGCCGGCAACATCGCGACATACCTCGACGCCGGCGTGCGGGTCGCCGCCGTCGGTTCCGCCCTCGAGGACCCCGAGCAGCTCCCGCGCCTCGCCGCCCTGCTCGGCTGA
- a CDS encoding ABC transporter substrate-binding protein, producing MIRTKRRAAIAAAAGAAALALAFTGCAPSDSGESGGGDALRVWAGSQTPLTVTFNPYAPNVLHAALGPIYETLFSFNKTADEEPTGLLAESYEFNEDGTQLTVALKDGVTWNDGEDFAADDVVFSFEYEANDYANQVGLVSAEATDETTVVLTFSTPQFTNEFKLLGNTWMIPEHVWSEVDDFTTFLDEEPVATGPYVVEATTEASYTVVANEQFREEGKPAVKTVQYVALDANQSAQDLLAAGELDWAGMFVPNPDDVTSNGIISTINTPQDPTVLYTCANVDLGCAGEQTDVAVRQALNVAIDRGTIKDKAFVGLTGDISPAFTLMPRDEKWLADPANEVSPQTSDAAAAGQILESAGYVKGADGFYGKDGATIELDLISVDGWTDYNDAAKLIGEQAAEAGIKVNVGTVQWQEFSDARQTGQFELIVGGVIGTSVADPYQIYKDWFSGTSTVAVGSELQPGTWNFSRYSNPVVDEAVAAAAATNDDAAKREAYATIQTEIVRDLPYIPLVINATQTFFNSKDFTGWPTEDDLYVFPPAWGSSSAGVVLANLEPAE from the coding sequence ATGATCCGAACCAAGCGCCGTGCGGCGATCGCCGCCGCGGCCGGAGCGGCCGCCCTCGCGCTCGCCTTCACCGGTTGCGCGCCGTCCGACAGCGGCGAGTCCGGCGGGGGCGACGCGCTCCGCGTCTGGGCCGGCAGCCAGACCCCGCTGACCGTCACCTTCAACCCGTACGCGCCGAACGTGCTGCACGCCGCGCTCGGCCCGATCTACGAGACGCTCTTCTCGTTCAACAAGACCGCCGACGAGGAGCCCACAGGCCTCCTCGCCGAGTCCTACGAGTTCAACGAGGACGGCACGCAGCTCACGGTCGCGCTCAAGGACGGCGTCACCTGGAACGACGGCGAGGACTTCGCGGCCGACGACGTCGTCTTCTCGTTCGAGTACGAGGCCAACGACTACGCCAACCAGGTCGGACTCGTCAGCGCCGAGGCGACCGACGAGACGACCGTGGTGCTCACCTTCTCGACGCCGCAGTTCACGAACGAGTTCAAGCTGCTCGGCAACACGTGGATGATCCCGGAGCACGTCTGGAGCGAGGTCGACGACTTCACGACGTTCCTCGACGAGGAGCCCGTCGCGACCGGTCCGTACGTGGTCGAGGCGACGACCGAGGCGTCGTACACGGTCGTCGCGAACGAGCAGTTCCGCGAGGAGGGCAAGCCCGCGGTCAAGACCGTGCAGTACGTCGCGCTCGACGCCAACCAGTCGGCGCAGGACCTGCTGGCCGCCGGCGAGCTCGACTGGGCCGGCATGTTCGTGCCGAACCCCGACGACGTCACCTCGAACGGCATCATCTCGACGATCAACACCCCGCAGGATCCGACCGTGCTGTACACCTGCGCGAACGTCGACCTCGGTTGCGCGGGCGAGCAGACGGATGTCGCGGTGCGTCAGGCCCTCAACGTCGCGATCGACCGCGGCACCATCAAGGACAAGGCGTTCGTCGGCCTCACCGGCGACATCTCACCCGCGTTCACCCTCATGCCGCGCGACGAGAAGTGGCTCGCCGACCCGGCGAACGAGGTCAGCCCGCAGACGTCGGATGCCGCGGCGGCGGGCCAGATCCTCGAGAGCGCCGGCTACGTCAAGGGCGCCGACGGGTTCTACGGCAAGGACGGCGCGACCATCGAGCTCGACCTGATCTCGGTCGACGGCTGGACCGACTACAACGACGCCGCGAAGCTGATCGGCGAGCAGGCCGCGGAGGCCGGCATCAAGGTCAACGTCGGCACCGTGCAGTGGCAGGAGTTCTCGGACGCCCGCCAGACCGGCCAGTTCGAGCTCATCGTCGGCGGCGTGATCGGCACGTCGGTGGCCGACCCGTACCAGATCTACAAGGACTGGTTCTCGGGCACCTCGACCGTCGCGGTCGGCAGCGAGCTGCAGCCCGGCACGTGGAACTTCTCGCGCTACTCGAACCCCGTCGTCGACGAGGCCGTCGCGGCAGCCGCGGCGACGAACGACGACGCGGCCAAGCGCGAGGCGTACGCCACCATCCAGACCGAGATCGTGCGCGACCTGCCCTACATCCCGCTCGTGATCAACGCCACGCAGACGTTCTTCAACTCGAAGGACTTCACCGGATGGCCCACCGAGGACGACCTGTACGTGTTCCCGCCGGCCTGGGGCTCGTCCTCGGCCGGGGTCGTGCTCGCGAACCTCGAGCCGGCCGAGTGA
- a CDS encoding ABC transporter permease, translating into MKFYARRITFYLVTLWATISLNFLLPRLMPGDPADIMIAKLQRNGEISATTIRNIQLMLGSSDDDSSLWDQYVAYWGRLLQGDLGVSVTKYPAPVSELIANALPWTIGLVGLATIISFVLGVGLGAIAGWRRGTWVDHLVPSTTVLQSIPYFWLALILVSIFAVNLRWFPIIGGYDVFEFPAGPDPSWAFVASVIEHGTLPALTIVLSSVGGWLFGMRNMMVSTLSEDYIVTAEAKGLRPRRILGAYAARNAAIPSIAGFSITLGTVVAGSIVMEQVFTYPGVGKLMFQAVQNNDYALMQGVFLVITITVLAANFIMDLVYGTIDPRARQHA; encoded by the coding sequence ATGAAGTTCTACGCACGAAGGATCACGTTCTACCTCGTGACCCTCTGGGCGACGATCTCGCTCAACTTCCTGCTGCCGCGACTGATGCCCGGCGACCCCGCCGACATCATGATCGCCAAGCTGCAACGGAACGGTGAGATCAGCGCGACCACCATCCGCAACATCCAGCTCATGCTGGGCTCGTCCGACGACGACTCGTCCCTCTGGGACCAGTACGTCGCCTACTGGGGCCGGTTGCTGCAGGGAGACCTCGGCGTCTCCGTGACCAAGTACCCGGCCCCGGTGAGCGAGCTCATCGCGAACGCCCTGCCGTGGACGATCGGGCTCGTCGGCCTGGCGACGATCATCTCGTTCGTCCTCGGCGTCGGCCTCGGCGCGATCGCCGGGTGGCGGCGCGGAACCTGGGTCGACCACCTGGTGCCGTCCACGACGGTGCTGCAATCCATCCCGTACTTCTGGCTCGCCCTGATCCTCGTGTCGATCTTCGCGGTGAACCTGCGCTGGTTCCCCATCATCGGCGGGTACGACGTCTTCGAGTTCCCAGCCGGCCCCGACCCCAGCTGGGCGTTCGTCGCGAGCGTGATCGAGCACGGCACGCTGCCCGCCCTCACGATCGTGCTGAGCTCGGTCGGCGGCTGGCTGTTCGGCATGCGCAACATGATGGTGTCCACGCTCAGCGAGGACTACATCGTCACCGCCGAGGCCAAGGGCCTCCGCCCGCGTCGCATCCTGGGCGCCTACGCCGCCCGGAACGCGGCGATCCCGTCGATCGCGGGATTCTCGATCACGCTCGGCACCGTCGTCGCCGGGTCCATCGTCATGGAGCAGGTGTTCACCTACCCCGGGGTCGGCAAGCTCATGTTCCAGGCGGTGCAGAACAACGACTACGCGCTCATGCAGGGCGTGTTCCTGGTGATCACCATCACGGTGCTCGCCGCCAACTTCATCATGGACCTCGTCTACGGGACCATCGACCCGAGAGCCCGCCAGCATGCCTGA
- a CDS encoding ABC transporter permease gives MPETQTTGPDLREQQVAEAVTPLDVPTTTAPETAVPSQATVPTPSPPTVPTPLTVSSAAIEDAGLTAPARAPRRGIRQLLPRRSAKLLIGVGLVGAIVLFGVLGPLFVQDPRDSDNPSLQPPSPEHLLGTTKLGYDVFAQLAHGTQGSLMIGLIAGLIALTLSIVFGVLAGYVGGWGDESLNVVTNIMLVIPGLPLVMVIATYFPGRSWLLVAFVLGITCWAGSAVVLRVQTRSLRARDYVSAARVSGEKAVRVILVEVLPNLLPLLAAQFLFAIIFAILGEAGLSYLGLGATDSITWGTMLNDAQTGQALGTGAWWWFVPPGLLIALLGGGLAMINFSIDEIINPKLRIAPDHARRQREAAKAGRGIVGAEEAGA, from the coding sequence ATGCCTGAGACGCAGACCACCGGACCCGACCTGCGCGAGCAGCAGGTCGCCGAGGCGGTGACGCCGCTCGACGTTCCGACGACCACTGCTCCGGAGACCGCCGTCCCGTCGCAGGCGACCGTGCCGACGCCGTCGCCGCCCACCGTTCCGACGCCGCTCACGGTCTCGAGCGCCGCGATCGAGGATGCCGGGCTGACCGCTCCGGCGCGCGCGCCGCGGCGGGGCATCCGCCAGCTCCTGCCGCGGAGGTCGGCGAAGCTGCTCATCGGCGTGGGACTGGTCGGCGCGATCGTGCTGTTCGGCGTGCTCGGACCGCTGTTCGTGCAGGACCCGCGCGACAGCGACAACCCGTCGCTGCAGCCGCCGTCGCCCGAGCACCTGCTCGGCACGACCAAACTCGGCTACGACGTGTTCGCGCAGCTCGCACACGGCACGCAGGGCTCGCTGATGATCGGCCTCATCGCCGGCCTCATCGCGCTCACCCTGTCGATCGTGTTCGGCGTGCTCGCGGGGTACGTGGGCGGATGGGGTGACGAGAGCCTCAACGTCGTGACGAACATCATGCTGGTGATCCCGGGCCTGCCGCTCGTGATGGTGATCGCGACCTACTTCCCGGGTCGCAGCTGGCTGCTGGTCGCCTTCGTCCTCGGCATCACGTGCTGGGCGGGTTCCGCGGTGGTGCTGCGCGTGCAGACCCGGTCGTTGCGGGCGCGCGACTACGTGTCGGCGGCTCGCGTGTCGGGCGAGAAGGCGGTGCGGGTCATCCTCGTCGAGGTGCTCCCGAACCTGCTGCCGCTGCTCGCCGCGCAGTTCCTGTTCGCGATCATCTTCGCGATCCTCGGCGAGGCCGGCCTGTCGTACCTGGGCCTCGGCGCGACCGACTCGATCACGTGGGGCACGATGCTCAACGACGCGCAGACCGGGCAGGCGCTCGGCACGGGCGCGTGGTGGTGGTTCGTACCTCCGGGGCTGCTGATCGCGCTGCTCGGGGGCGGCCTCGCGATGATCAACTTCTCGATCGACGAGATCATCAACCCGAAGCTGCGGATCGCACCCGACCACGCGCGCCGCCAGCGCGAGGCGGCGAAGGCCGGTCGCGGCATCGTCGGCGCCGAGGAGGCCGGAGCATGA
- a CDS encoding ABC transporter ATP-binding protein produces the protein MNDPVLTARNVSIEYEVAPPVLAVRDVSLTLHRGEILGLAGESGCGKTTLAYGLNRLLKPPAIMTGGEVVLHDRDGVDIDVVGLRAEDLRAFRWSKVSMVFQGAMNSLNPVLSVKAQLDDVFRTHRPGMRRAERRSRSRELLQLVGVDPDRLASFPHELSGGMRQRVMIAMALALDPQVMIMDEPTTALDVVVQREIIREIMRLRERLGFAVVFITHDLPLLIEISDRIAVMLQGEIVEIGTAEQIYRAPKHEYTKRLLSSFPSLRGERGGFLRAGGLHDGALHGTALHGAGQRREVAS, from the coding sequence ATGAACGACCCCGTCCTGACCGCGCGCAACGTCAGCATCGAGTACGAGGTCGCCCCGCCCGTGCTGGCGGTCCGCGACGTGTCGCTCACGCTGCACCGGGGGGAGATCCTCGGGCTCGCGGGGGAGTCCGGCTGCGGCAAGACGACCCTCGCCTACGGCCTCAACCGGCTGCTGAAGCCGCCGGCGATCATGACCGGCGGCGAGGTCGTGCTGCACGATCGCGACGGCGTCGACATCGACGTCGTCGGGCTCCGCGCCGAAGATCTGCGCGCGTTCCGCTGGAGCAAGGTGTCGATGGTGTTCCAGGGGGCGATGAACTCGCTGAATCCGGTGCTGAGCGTCAAGGCGCAGCTCGACGACGTGTTCCGCACGCACCGCCCGGGCATGCGGCGCGCCGAGCGCCGGTCGCGCAGTCGCGAGCTGCTGCAGCTCGTCGGCGTCGACCCGGATCGGCTCGCGAGCTTCCCGCACGAGCTGTCGGGCGGCATGCGCCAGCGCGTCATGATCGCGATGGCGCTCGCCCTCGACCCCCAGGTCATGATCATGGACGAGCCGACGACCGCGCTCGACGTTGTGGTGCAGCGCGAGATCATCCGCGAGATCATGCGCCTGCGCGAGCGGCTCGGCTTCGCCGTCGTGTTCATCACGCACGACCTTCCGCTGCTGATCGAGATCAGCGATCGCATCGCGGTGATGCTGCAGGGCGAGATCGTCGAGATCGGCACCGCCGAGCAGATCTACCGGGCGCCGAAGCATGAGTACACGAAGCGCCTGCTGTCGAGCTTCCCGAGCCTGCGCGGCGAGCGCGGCGGGTTCCTGCGCGCAGGCGGGCTCCACGACGGCGCGCTCCACGGCACGGCGCTGCACGGCGCCGGTCAGCGGCGGGAGGTCGCCTCATGA